One genomic segment of Oncorhynchus gorbuscha isolate QuinsamMale2020 ecotype Even-year unplaced genomic scaffold, OgorEven_v1.0 Un_scaffold_750, whole genome shotgun sequence includes these proteins:
- the LOC124020037 gene encoding leucine-rich repeat-containing protein 9-like, translating to MNKLQDISELDKLEVLPSLIELSVVGNPVARRSLHRPAVVLRLSRLQVLDGVMVTLEERTRAELLCTEVQCPMAHGSSMDMNLPGLLPLMSRTAPLRGTSLSGGLQLQHFLGHEILMPCNLDEALPHDTPKHKKQKHSSAAHHTRSAQAEMTFRQIRGMASTLPSTGLLPNGYRVLITNLEQDSRYQSGGAPKPPPM from the coding sequence ATGAACAAACTACAGGACATCTCAGAGCTGGACAAGCTAGAAGTCCTTCCCTCCCTGATTGAGCTGTCAGTTGTAGGGAATCCTGTGGCCCGGAGATCCCTCCATAGGCCGGCAGTGGTACTACGCCTCTCCAGACTTCAGGTTCTGGATGGGGTGATGgtcaccctggaggagaggaccaGGGCTGAGCTACTCTGCACAGAGGTCCAGTGCCCAATGGCTCATGGATCCAGCATGGATATGAACCTGCCTGGCCTGCTTCCCCTCATGTCCCGGACTGCCCCTCTGCGGGGGACCAGTCTGAGTGGAGGACTGCAGCTGCAGCACTTCCTGGGTCATGAGATCCTGATGCCCTGCAACTTGGATGAAGCACTGCCCCATGACACGCCCAAACACAAGAAGCAAAAACACAGCAGCGCTGCCCACCACACCCGCAGTGCCCAGGCAGAGATGACCTTTAGGCAGATCAGAGGAATGGCAAGTACCCTGCCATCCACCGGCCTCCTTCCTAACGGGTACAGGGTCCTGATTACCAACCTCGAGCAGGACAGCAGATACCAGAGTGGTGGTGCTCCTAAACCCCCACCCATGTAG
- the LOC124020038 gene encoding leucine-rich repeat-containing protein 9-like gives MCFSTFRNAFYTHTTPRHEVSQTREKRCSIWVFCQHLEELSLNDNCISRLDGVSKLHQLTKLSVNGKQLSCLDGTVLDRMPNLHFLSVENNCIGSLNGVHRARSLFELYIGNNIITSTRDIYHLKALTNLIILDLYGNPLVDKLESYRIYVVFHLPSLKALDGVAVEMTECENAKDVFGGRLTPDMVAEKLGHSNYSDVVDLNLQSSAISMVDLAPADLFHNMHSVNLEHNNLTSFSGLVYLPNIKALCLNYNHIESILPRQKAQAPLTNRQILYHKVNSSGYGQQGSSKGSREVGPVDSLEPLMSSLEVLHLSHNGISNMANLQLSRLTNLKALFLQGNEISQVKGLEGLHQLRELVLDRNRIKALGENSFFGQAFLLELHLAENRLRELNHL, from the coding sequence ATGTGCTTTAGTACATTTAGGAATGCCTTTTACActcatacaacaccaagacatgaagttagccaaacgagagagaagagatgctCCATCTGGGTCTTTTGCCAGCATCTAGAGGAGCTGTCCCTCAATGACAACTGCATCTCTAGGCTCGACGGTGTGTCCAAACTGCACCAGCTCACTAAGCTCAGTGTGAATGGGAAACAGCTGTCCTGTCTGGATGGCACTGTCCTGGACCGGATGCCCAACCTCCACTTCTTGTCTGTGGAGAACAACTGCATTGGCTCCCTGAACGGGGTGCATAGGGCCCGCTCACTATTTGAGCTGTACATAGGCAACAACATCATCACCTCCACACGAGACATCTACCACCTAAAGGCTTTGACAAACTTAATCATTCTGGATCTGTACGGTAATCCTTTAGTGGATAAACTGGAAAGCTACAGGATTTATGTGGTGTTCCATCTACCCTCTCTAAAGGCACTGGATGGGGTTGCAGTGGAAATGACGGAGTGTGAGAACGCCAAGGATGTGTTTGGTGGACGCCTGACCCCTGACATGGTGGCAGAGAAACTGGGACACTCTAACTACTCCGACGTCGTTGATCTCAACCTGCAGTCCAGTGCTATCAGTATGGTGGACCTGGCCCCAGCAGACCTGTTCCACAACATGCACAGTGTCAACCTGGAGCACAACAACCTCACCTCCTTCAGTGGCCTTGTCTACCTGCCCAACATCAAGGCACTATGTTTGAACTATAACCACATAGAATCCATCCTGCCCAGGCAGAAGGCCCAGGcccccctgactaacagacagatTCTCTATCACAAGGTGAACTCCAGTGGCTATGGCCAGCAGGGCTCATCAAAAGGCAGCAGGGAAGTGGGTCCTGTGGACAGCCTAGAGCCACTAATGAGCAGCCTGGAGGTGCTGCATTTGAGCCACAATGGCATCTCAAATATGGCCAATCTGCAGCTCAGCAGGCTCACAAATCTCAAAGCACTCTTCCTCCAAGGTAATGAGATCAGCCAGGTGAAGGGCTTGGAGGGTCTGCATCAGCTCCGGGAGCTGGTCTTGGACCGGAACCGGATCAAGGCCCTGGGGGAGAACTCCTTTTTTGGTCAGGCTTTTCTGCTGGAGCTGCACCTGGCAGAGAACCGCCTACGGGAACTTAACCACCTCTAA
- the LOC124020041 gene encoding zinc finger and SCAN domain-containing protein 23-like, whose product MSMEGAIQALLQAAAAQQEATRAQQIVHQDAMRMYQDTLQIQHRTNQLLIEEQERNTRELREGLKGLADQIGAQLPAANTQRRANHFLQKMTAQDDVEAYLTTFERTAEREKWPKEEWAGLLAPYLAGDAQKAYFDLELKEAQDYDKLKGEILTRLGVTDTVRAHRFHQWSYRPGQPPRTQMFDLIHLARKWLRPETRSSAEIVETIVLNQFQRGLPQEVRRRVGQNEVFSADHLVGLVERYCTARTAEQAQEERFPFPRHGRTSGQGKAVPTYRGGREQRVAMRKESDSGQDTKGKKRKPVLGVEGVSPPPEPLLSVTIVINQDILQPIALLKKSQCNVTSVKMKMTYGMHVLL is encoded by the coding sequence ATGAGTATGGAGGGAGCCATACAGGCCCTGTTACAAGCGGCGGCAGCCCAACAAGAGGCAACTAGAGCTCAACAAATAGTTCATCAGGATGCAATGCGAATGTATCAGGACACGTTACAGATCCAGCATCGCACCAACCAGCTGCTCatagaagagcaagagagaaacacccgggagttaagagaaggcctaaaggggctagcggaccaaattggggctcaattaccagctgcaaatacccagaggagggccaatcattttcttcaaaaaatgacagcgcaggatgatgtggaagcatatcttaccaccttcgaaaggacggcagagagggagaagtggccgaaAGAAGAATGGGCAGGGCTTCTGGCACCATACCTGGCAGGGGACGCTCAAAAAGCGTATTTCGACCTGGAGTTGAAAGAAGCACAGGATTACGATAAACTAAAGGGGGAGATCCTGACTAGACTGGGAGTGACAGATACCGTGAGGGCACACCGCTTCCACCAGTGGTCCTACCGACCGGGACAACCCCCACGAACACAGATGTTCGACTTGATTCACCTGGCACGGAAATGGTTGCGACCAGAGACCCGGTCATCCGCCGAGATTGTCGAGACCATCGTACTCAACCAGTTTCAGCGAGGTCTACCCCAAGAAGTGAGACGACGGGTTGGCCAGAACGAGGTATTTTCCGCCGACCATCTCGTGGGCCTGGTTGAACGGTATTgtacggcaagaacagctgagCAGGCACAGGAGGAAAGATTCCCGTTCCCCAGGCATGGGCGAACCAGCGGACAGGGTAAGGCTGTCCCaacatatagagggggaagagagcagcGTGTGGCCATGAGGAAAGAATCAGATTCAGGCCAAGACACTAAGGGAAAAAAACGGAAACCAGTACTGGGTGTCGAGGGGGTCTCCCCCCCCCCCGAACCCCTATTATCTGTTACAATTGTAATCAACCAGGACATATTGCAGCCTATTGCCCTATTAAAGAAGAGCCAATGCAATGTAACCTCGGTGAAAATGAAGATGACATACGGTATGCATGTCCTGTTGTAA